The sequence GTCGTGGGTCATCTGGTCAGTCGTTCTGGGCTTCATCCTGCCGCCTGGTTGTCTCGATCACGATGTGGTCGTTGGTGTAGATGCACAGGTCCGCGGTCACACGCATGGCCGCCTCGGCGATCTCGCGGGCGGGCATGTCGGTATGCTGCAGCAGCGCCCGTGCCGCGGCGGTGGCGTAGGGCGCGCCAGTGCCGATCGCGGCCACCCCGTCGTCCGGCTCGATCACATCACCCTCGCCGGAGATCACCAGCAGCGAGTCGCCGTCGGCCACGATCAACTGCGCTTCGAGGCGGCGCAGGTAGCGATCAGTGCGCCACTCCTTGGCGAGCTCCACTGCCGCACGGCGCAGGTTACCGTCCCAGTCGCGCAGGTGGGTTTCGAACTTCTCGAACAGCGTGAGGGCATCGGCGACGGCGCCTGCGAAGCCGGCCACGACCTGGCCGTCGAGGAGCGTGCGGATCTTCCGCGCTCCGTGCTTCATCACCACGTCGCCGTAGGTGACCTGCCCGTCCCCGGCGAGCGCGACATCCCCATCCCGCTGGACGCCGAGGATGGTCGTGGCGTGCCACCGTGTGGACTGGTTCTGCATGTCCGCTCCGTCGTAGAGGCCGCCGGCTCAGTGAGCCAGCCGCCCTTCAAAGTTAGATTCTACCATTTTCGCCCCGCCGCACCCTCGGGGTGCGCTGCTTCGCATTGGTACGTATGCCCCGTTGCTCCCGTGGCGTCCCCCGGCCCGTGCCAGGCTCGCCGCTCTCGAGGTGCGCGCGGGGCGACGCACTCAGCCTGGCAGGCGCTGGGGCGCGTTCAGGGCGGGGGCCCAGAGATCGCCGAGCTGCTGGATCCGTTCGGGCATGGTGCGCAGGGTGAACTGGTCTGGCCGTATCGTGCCGGCGGCTACCTCGTCCCAGGTGACCGGCGCGGAGACCGGGGCCCCTGGATGCCCGCGCGCGGTATAGGGCGCCGCCGTGTTGCGCGCGACGCTGTTCTGTGCGTGGTCGACGGTCACGCGCTGCCCCTCGTGTGTCCCGCGGGCGGCGACCGCGATCTGGTCCGGGTGCTCCTCGGCCAACTGGGCGGCGATGCCCCGCACCCAGTCGCGCACCGCCGCGAAGTCGTGGACGGGTTCGAGCGGGACGAAGACGTGCAGTCCCCGCCCGCCGCTGGTCTTTGGGTAGCCGTCGATGCCTTGCGCCGCCAGCGTGTCGCGGACCAGCAGCGCAGCGTCCAGCACCGCGGGGAAGTCCACCTCGTCGCCCGGGTCGAGGTCGAACACGGCCCAGTCCGGCTGTTCCAGGCGGTCTGCGGTCGCAAGCCAAATATGAAACTCGATCGCGCCGCGCTCCGCGTACCAGAGCAGAGCCGCCGCGTCCGGGATTAGCGGCGGGTGCAGCTCCCCGGCGCGTGACGCCGGGCTGTAGGTCGCACTCGGCAGCCAATCAGGTGCGTCCTTCGGCAGGTCGCGGCGGTAGTGGCCCGGTCGATCGATCCCGCCGGGGAAGACGCGCAGGGTCACCGGATGATCGCGGAGGTAGGGCAGCATGGCCGGGGCCACGGCCTGGTAGTAGTCGAGCAGGTCGGTCTTGGTCAGCCCGTCCTGCGGCCACAGGACCTTGTCCGGGCTGGTGACGACGATCTCGCGCCCGTCGACCTGGAGCACCTGGATGTCTGCCTGCTCGCCGCTCATGGTCCGGCCCGCCTTCCCCCGGCCAGAGCGCCGTGGAATACCTGGCCGAGTCGTTCGATCCCTAGCGTCAGGTCCTCCGGCGGCAACGTCGAGAAGCCGATGCGGAGCGACGCACTGGGCCGCATGTCGGGGTAGAAGAGGCTGCCAGGCAGGTAGACGACACCGGCCGCGGCACACTCCGGCAGCAGCGCGCTGGTATCGATCCCGTCGGGCAGCGTTACCCAGAAGAAGTAGCCGCCCTCAGGCTCCGTCCAGCGGACACCGGGCGGCATGGCGCGCTCCAGCGCGGCGCGGACGGCCTCCCAGCGGGCGCGGTAGACGGCGCGTGCTTGGTCGAGGTGCGCGTCGAGCCAGCCATCGGCGCAGACCTGGACGACGGTCCGCTGCATCATTCGGTCGCTCTGGATGTCGACCGCCTCCTTGGCGTCGATCAAGAGGCGCATCAGCTCCTGCGGGGCGGCTACCCAGCCCATGCGCAGCGCCGGGGCGAGGGTCTTGGAGAAGGTGCCGATGTAAATCACGTCCGGGTCGAGCGCGCGGAGTGGGCCGGGGTCGCGCTCGAACCAGAGCTCGCCGTACGGGTCGTCCTCCACCACCGGCACGCCGAACTCGCGAGCCAGGGCCAGGATCTCCCGGCGCCGAGCCGGGCTGCCGGTGACGCCGGTCGGGTTCTGGAAGGTCGCCACCGTGTAGATGAACTTGGGGCGCGGCGAGGTGTCGAGCGCGCGTGCTAACGCCTCCGGGACGATCCCCTCGTCATCGACGGGGACGGTGAGGTACTGCGCCTCGTAGTGGTCGAACACCTGGAAGCCACCAAAGTAGCCCGGCTCCTCGATGACGACCCGGTCGCCGGGATTGAGCAGCAACCGGGCGACGAGGTCGATCCCCTGCTGCGCGCCGGCCGTGATCAGAATGTTGTCAGGGTCGACCTCGGCGCCGCGCCGCCGCATGCGCGCGGCGATCAGCTCGCGAAGGGGACGATGGCCGGGTGTCTCGTCGTAATAGAGCGTGGCCGGGTCGAGCTCCGCCCAGACCTGGCGCGCGGCCTCCGCCAGGCGGTCGATCGGCAGGCACTCGACAGGTGGCGTCCCCCCGCCGAGGTAGATCGTTCCGGGGTCGGTGAGCAGCGGGTCGAGGTCGAGGCGGAGGCTCGGCTGGATCCGTGCGGCGCGGTGGGCCAGGTGGGTGCCCCAGTCAGTGCTCACTCCCCGCGCTCCTCGTCTACGGCGTCGTCGACCAGCGCGATCTCCAGCCGCTTGTTGATGCGGCCTTTGCTGCGGGTGCCGATGACCTTCAGGCCGCCGATTTCGCGGGTGTTGCGCACGTGGGTGCCACCGTCGGCCTGCAGATCGAGCCCTTCGATCTCGACCACCCGCACCTCCTGGATGTGGGCGGGCAAGAGGTTGATCTTGGTGCGGATCAGGTCGGGGATCTGGAATGCCTCCTCGCGCGGCAGGGTGCGCCAGGAGATCGGCAGTCCCGCGGCGATCCGCTCGTTGGCGGTCCGCTCGATGTGGGCCACGCGCTCCGGATTGAGGTCTTCCAGTTCAAAGTCCATGCGTGCTTTGTCGGGGCCCATGTTGCCGCCGGTGACCAGCGCGCCGTACTCGCGGAAGACGACGCCGCAGAGGACGTGGAGCGCGGAGTGCATGCGCATGAGACGGTACCGTCGATCCCAGTCGATCTCACCCCGGAGCGCGGTGCCGGGCGGGGGCGGAGCACCACCTTCCAACACGTGCACGATCTGACCGTCCTCGCGGGCGATGCGCACGACCTGCCAGGAGTGTGTGCCGTCGGTTAGCGTGCCGAGGTCGTGGGGCTGGCCGCCGCCGCCGGGGTAGAACGCGGTGCGGTCGAGAACCACGCCGGTCTCCCCGACCACCGCGGTCACGGTCGCATCGAACGTTCGCAGGTAGCTGTCGTCCAGATAGAGCAGGGCAGTCACCGATCTCACTCCTCGACCAAACCCGCAGTCATATGGTAGGGGGCGATCATAGGAACGGGTAGGGCGAATGTCAACTGCCAGCACCGGCACCACGCTTGCGGTTTCCCGGAGGCAGTGCGCCAGTGGGCAACGTATTCGCGTGCCCGCGGCGCGAGTGCGATAGAGCAGTCGATTGGGAGACAGAGCGATGGATGAGACACGCGCCCGGGACCTCGCCACCCGGGCGATCGAGCGATTGGGTGGTATGGAGGCGGTCGAGCACCTCTTCGTCGAGCCGCATGTACCCAACCCGGAGCACGAGTTCGTCATTGAGGACCAGCGGGTCATGGTCCGCCTGCGGGACGCGCAGCGGCCGGCGACCGTCTACGTCGGTCCGTATACGTTCGAACTTCGGGACCGGCGACTCGTCAGGGCCGCGGGAGCATGAGATGATTAGGCCGACTGCCCGCGGATGGCGCGGGATGCGGAACGAACATTACAGGGAGACAGCGAGCGCATGGCGCGGCCACGGGTAAGAGTCATCCCGCTCGGCGGGGTTGGGGAGGTCGGAAAGAACCTCACGGTCTACGAGTATCGCGGGGATCTGGTGATGATCGACGCCGGGGCGAAGTTCCCGGAGGAGGAGATGCGCGGCGTCGATCTGATCGTGCCCGACATCACCTACGTCAAGGAGCGGGTGGACCGGCTACGCGGCATCCTGATCACCCACGGGCACGAGGACCACATCGGTGGCCTGCCGTACCTGCTGCCGCAGTTGAAGTCGCGAGCGCCGATCCCGCTCTACGGCTCGGCGCTGGCGATGGCGTATGCTGAGGCGAAGCTGGACGAGGCGGGTGTGCTCGATCTGGCCGAGTTCCACGTCGTCGAGCCGGGCCAGCACTACCAGTTGGGGCGGTACCTGACGGCCGAGTTCGTGCCGGTCACCCACAGTATCCCGGGCAGCTTCGCGGTTGCCCTCCGCACCCCGCTCGGCTGGGCAGTGCACACGGGCGACTTCAAGTTCGACCCGACCCCACCGCTCGGCCCGCCCACCGACGAGGCCCGGCTCCGCGAGCTGGGGAACGAGGGGGTACTGCTGCTCCTGTCCGACGCCGTGCGCGTCGAGCGGCCAGGGCACACGCCCTCGGAGGCGGTCGTGAGCGAGACGCTCTACCGCGTGATCGGGGAGGCGAAGGGGCGTGTGGTGCTGACGACCTTCGCCTCGAACATCACCCGCATCGACCAGGCGATCCGCGCGGCCTACCGCCACGGCCGTAAGGTGGCCATCTCCGGGCGCAGCATGGAGCAGAGCACCCGGATCGCGCAGGATCTCGGGTACATGAAGCCGCCGCCGGACACGATTATCCCGCTGGATGTGGCGGTCAAGCTGCCTCGTGAGCAGGTGCTCTTCCTGACGACCGGCAGCCAGGGGGAGGCGTCGGCGGCGCTGGCGCGCATCGCCAGTGGCGAGCACCCGGCGATCAAACTGCAGCGCGGCGATACGGTGATCTTCTCCGCTACCCCGGTTCCGGGAAACGAGGACACCGTCTCGCAGACGATCGACCAGTTGTTCCGCCGCGGCGTCAGCGTCGTCTACTCGGCTATCGAGCCGACGATCCATGTCTCGGGTCATGCCAGCCGCGATGAACTGCGCTTCATGCTCCGGTTGCTGCGGCCCCGGTTCGTGGTGCCGATCCACGGCGAGTACCGGCACCTGGCGCTCTATCGTGAGCTGGCGCTGGAGATGGGCTACAACGATGCGCAGGTGCTGCTGCCCGAGATCGGCAACGTGTTGAGCTTCGGCCGCGACTCCGGTCGCCGGGAGCAGACGGTGGAATCGGGCGCAGTGCTGGTGGATATCATCGGCAACCGGAACGTGATCCTGCGGCAGCGGGATGAGATCGCAGCCAGCGGGGTGATCATCGCGACGATGATCGTGGATCGGGACAGCCGCCAGTTGATCGCGGGCCCCGACGTCTCCGCCCAGGGACTGGACGGGCAGATCGACGCCAAGGTACTGAAGCGCGCCGAGGACGAGCTGCGGCGCTTCCTGGAGAAGCGGCAGAAGGGCGGCTTCAGCTACGGCTACCTCGTGAGCCGGACGAAGAACGTGCTCAGCCGGCAGATCTACCGCGACGCCAAGATCCGCCCCATGATTCTCCCGGTCATCAGCGAGTTGTAGCCAGGAGCGCGAGCGTCGGACGGAGCCTCGCCCGTCCTCAGTCCGCGAGAACGGCCCTCACCCCCGTCCCCTCTCCCAACGTTGGGAGAGGGGAGTTGCGTGTGGGGGGCGGGCGAGAAGCCGGCGCACCGGGCTCAGTTTCAGCGCGTCATGGCGATGATGACGGCGACCAGCGCGCAGAGACCGGCGGCAGCGGACGATACGGCGATGGCGGGATTGCGGCCGATGCGCTGGCGCAGCGGGACGACCAGCATGATGGCCGGGATGGTCAGCAGCCCGAAGAGGACATGCGTCCATGGGACGAGGTTGGGGTTCCGGACGAAGAGAATGATCCCCATGATGATTTGGACGCCGAGCAGGGCGTGGGCGGTGCCGGTCAGCCAGGGAGGGAGACCCTGACGCCGCGCCAGGATCCACGACGCGATCGCGATCCCGAGATAGACAATCACCAGCAACTCACCGAGTCCGCCGTGTGCCTGATTCATCGCCACCTCCTTGGCAGCCGGTCCGGGTGGGCCGTCGTTGGGCCGCGAGTTGGCCCGCGGTCATTATACCCGATAGTTCAGAGATTGGGCGCGCATCACGGCAATGCGAGCCGCAGGAGCCGGGTCCCGAGGCGGCGGCGGGTGGCGCTGCGGCTGAAGATCGCCATTAGTCCCAGGAGAGGAATGACAACGCGGGGCGGGAGCGACACCACGTGACGGGGGTGCAGCACCGGCACCCCGCCGGTGTAGAGGTCGCGCAGCAGGTGGGAGCCGAGGCCGAGGAGCGCGGCCAGCCCCAGGTGCCGCTCCGGCGCCAATCGCTCAGCCAGGATGGCGAGGAGCACCGGGGTCAGCAGCGAGTGGGACAACGGCCGGGTGGCCATGGTCATGCAGCGGTCGAGCCGCAGAGAGCGGGCGGCGGCGATGTGGTCGAGGTCGATCAGGAGCGCACTGGCGAGGGCCACGCGCAGGAACGTCCCCTGCTCCCGCACGTAGGGGAGGACGGGCAGCGCCACGGTCAGCGCGGTCCCCGCGTGGCACAGACCGTCGAGCACCCCGCGCTCGGGGGTGCCGTTGGCGGCACGCTCCCAGCGGTGATGCCAGGTGGCGGTCGCCAGCGCGGCCAGCATCGCCGCGGCCAGGGAGAGCATCGCGGCCCAGGGGGGCGGCCCGGTCTCGGAATCCCCCCGCGCCGGACGTGTACGGGCCGGTCCTTGTGATGCACGCGTATTCACCGGTACCATCCCCTACGGTCGTCGACGGCATCACGATACCCAGGGATCGGAGTATTACGCAAGATGCAGGCACAGGCGAATGAACGTCCGGGCGCGGTGGTCCTGCTCTCCGGCGGCGTGGATAGTACGACGGTTGCCTACCTTGCGCGGGCCAGCGGCTACGCCATCTATGCCCTGTCGTTCGACTACGGCCAGCGCCACCGGCGGGAGCTGGACGCCGCCGCGGCGGTGGCCCGGGCGGTCGAGGCGGTCGAGCACCGCGTGGTCCGCATCGATCTGGCCGGCATCGGTGGCTCCTCCCTGACCGGCCATGGGGAGATCCCGACCGGTGGAGTGACCGACGGCATCCCGAGCACCTGGGTGCCCGCGCGCAACCACATCTTCCTGGCCGTGGCCTCCGGCTACGCCGAGGTGGTCGGGGCCAGGGCAATCTACATCGGGGTCAGTCAGGTTGACTACTCGGGCTACCCCGACTGCCGGGCAGAGTTCCTGGAGGCGTACCAGCGGGCGGCTGATCTCGCGAGCAAGCAGTTCGTCGAGGAAGGCCGGTCGATCCCGGTCGTCGCGCCGCTGCTGCACCTTTCGAAGGCCGGGACGGTGCGGCTGGGCCTGGCGCTCGGCGTGGACTACGGGCTGACGTGGTCGTGCTACCAGGGCGGCGAGTCGCCCTGCGGTGTGTGCGATTCGTGTCGCCTGCGGGCCGAGGCCTTCGCGGCGGCCGGTGCGGTCGACCCGCTGGTCGGGCGGCCAAGGTAACAGGGGCGGGCTGCCGGGCGAGGACCGGCGTGGTACAACCTACGCGGCCCGGCCGTGGGGGAGTGCCGGGGTACCGAGGAGGCAGGCGGAGGCGGTATGGCGCTGCAGTTGGTCATCATCGGGCTCCCACAGAGTGGCAAGACGACCGTGTTCAACGCGCTGACGCGGTCTGAGGCGCCCACCGGCGTCTTCTCCACCGGTGAGGAGGAGCCGAACCTGGCGACGGTCAAGGTGCCCGACGAGCGGCTGGACGTGCTGACCCGGATGTTCAATCCCCGGCGTACCGTGCCGGCCGACGTCCAGTACTACGACATCGCCGGGCTGGCGAAGGGCATCCACGAGCAGGGCATGAGCGGGCGGCTGCTTGGCTACCTGAGTCAGGGCGCGGCGCTGGTCCACGTGGTTCGGGCCTTCGAGGACCCGTCGGTGCCCCATCCCGAGAGTTCGGTGGATCCCCCGCGTGACATCGAGACGCTCAACCTGGAGTTGTCCTTCTCCGACCTGGCGCTGATCGAGAAGCGGCTGGGGCGCCTGGAGGCGAACATCCCCAAGTTGCGCGGAGCCGAGCGCGAGGCGAACGAGCGAGAGGCCGAGGTTCTCCGGCGCCTCAAGACGGCGTTGGAGGAGGGGACGCCGATCCGTGAGGTGGAGCTTCAGCCGGAGGAGGAGCGGCTGCTGCGCGGCTTCGGCTTCCTGACCGCCAAGCCGCTGCTGATCCTCCTCAACGTGGGCGAGGAACAATTGGGTGCGCCGGCGCAGGCGCTGGTCGAGGAGGCGCGGGCGCGCTTCGGGCGACCCGGGGTGGAGGTAGATGCCCTGGCGGGCAAGATCGAGGCGGAGATCGCGGTGCTCGACGAGGAAGATGCCACCCTCTTCATGGCCGACCTCGGCATCACCGAGTCGAGCCGGGATCGGGTCATCCGCCTCTCGTACGCGCTGCTGGGCCTGATCTCGTTCTTCACCGTCGGACCGGACGAGGTGCGCGCCTGGACGATCCGCCGGGGGACGCCGGCCGTCGAGGCAGCCGGGGAGATCCACACCGACATCCAACGCGGCTTCATCCGGGCGGAGGTGGTGAGCTACGACGACCTGATCGCCGCCGGGGGATTGCCCGAAGCGCGCAAGGCGGGCAAGCTCCGCCTGGAGGGGAAGCAGTACATCGTCCAGGACGGGGACATCGTCCACTTCCTGTTCAACGTGTGATCCAGAGGGATGGGCGAAATCCGCCCAACCTGTCGTCCCGGCGAGGACGGGGTCGTGCTTCTTCTGGTGTCCTTCCCACCGGCTCAGTTCGCGTGGGGGAACCGACCCCGCGGCGGTGGATGAGAGTCGAGACGCGAGACGAGCGAGTGCGGGCGCCGGATGCGGCCTCGTCCGAGCCGGACGTTGCACGGAACACGCAACACGCAACACGCAACATCTCCCCGTCCCAGGCTCGTGCGGCGCGGGGCAGCGTGGCAGAGTGCCCCATCGGGGCCGCACTCCCGATGACGCTTCCATTCCCGTGCGGGCGTGCCTAAGATACCGTTGACGTTTGGACCATGGAGTGCGCATGTGCCGATGGTCGATCTCGCCCCGCGGACGGCCGGGTTGATCCCCCTGTGGCTGGTGCCCGCCGGAGCGTTGCTCTGGCTGGGGCTCGTCTGGCTGGCGCGGGGGCCGCTGCGGTCACGGTGGCCCGGGCTGCTGGGCGATGTTGTGGCACTCGGCGCCCTCGGGTTAGCGCACCTCCTCTTCTT is a genomic window of Sphaerobacter thermophilus DSM 20745 containing:
- the hslV gene encoding ATP-dependent protease subunit HslV, with translation MQNQSTRWHATTILGVQRDGDVALAGDGQVTYGDVVMKHGARKIRTLLDGQVVAGFAGAVADALTLFEKFETHLRDWDGNLRRAAVELAKEWRTDRYLRRLEAQLIVADGDSLLVISGEGDVIEPDDGVAAIGTGAPYATAAARALLQHTDMPAREIAEAAMRVTADLCIYTNDHIVIETTRRQDEAQND
- the ligD gene encoding non-homologous end-joining DNA ligase, translated to MSGEQADIQVLQVDGREIVVTSPDKVLWPQDGLTKTDLLDYYQAVAPAMLPYLRDHPVTLRVFPGGIDRPGHYRRDLPKDAPDWLPSATYSPASRAGELHPPLIPDAAALLWYAERGAIEFHIWLATADRLEQPDWAVFDLDPGDEVDFPAVLDAALLVRDTLAAQGIDGYPKTSGGRGLHVFVPLEPVHDFAAVRDWVRGIAAQLAEEHPDQIAVAARGTHEGQRVTVDHAQNSVARNTAAPYTARGHPGAPVSAPVTWDEVAAGTIRPDQFTLRTMPERIQQLGDLWAPALNAPQRLPG
- a CDS encoding PLP-dependent aminotransferase family protein; amino-acid sequence: MSTDWGTHLAHRAARIQPSLRLDLDPLLTDPGTIYLGGGTPPVECLPIDRLAEAARQVWAELDPATLYYDETPGHRPLRELIAARMRRRGAEVDPDNILITAGAQQGIDLVARLLLNPGDRVVIEEPGYFGGFQVFDHYEAQYLTVPVDDEGIVPEALARALDTSPRPKFIYTVATFQNPTGVTGSPARRREILALAREFGVPVVEDDPYGELWFERDPGPLRALDPDVIYIGTFSKTLAPALRMGWVAAPQELMRLLIDAKEAVDIQSDRMMQRTVVQVCADGWLDAHLDQARAVYRARWEAVRAALERAMPPGVRWTEPEGGYFFWVTLPDGIDTSALLPECAAAGVVYLPGSLFYPDMRPSASLRIGFSTLPPEDLTLGIERLGQVFHGALAGGRRAGP
- the alaXM gene encoding alanyl-tRNA editing protein AlaXM → MTALLYLDDSYLRTFDATVTAVVGETGVVLDRTAFYPGGGGQPHDLGTLTDGTHSWQVVRIAREDGQIVHVLEGGAPPPPGTALRGEIDWDRRYRLMRMHSALHVLCGVVFREYGALVTGGNMGPDKARMDFELEDLNPERVAHIERTANERIAAGLPISWRTLPREEAFQIPDLIRTKINLLPAHIQEVRVVEIEGLDLQADGGTHVRNTREIGGLKVIGTRSKGRINKRLEIALVDDAVDEERGE
- a CDS encoding ribonuclease J: MARPRVRVIPLGGVGEVGKNLTVYEYRGDLVMIDAGAKFPEEEMRGVDLIVPDITYVKERVDRLRGILITHGHEDHIGGLPYLLPQLKSRAPIPLYGSALAMAYAEAKLDEAGVLDLAEFHVVEPGQHYQLGRYLTAEFVPVTHSIPGSFAVALRTPLGWAVHTGDFKFDPTPPLGPPTDEARLRELGNEGVLLLLSDAVRVERPGHTPSEAVVSETLYRVIGEAKGRVVLTTFASNITRIDQAIRAAYRHGRKVAISGRSMEQSTRIAQDLGYMKPPPDTIIPLDVAVKLPREQVLFLTTGSQGEASAALARIASGEHPAIKLQRGDTVIFSATPVPGNEDTVSQTIDQLFRRGVSVVYSAIEPTIHVSGHASRDELRFMLRLLRPRFVVPIHGEYRHLALYRELALEMGYNDAQVLLPEIGNVLSFGRDSGRREQTVESGAVLVDIIGNRNVILRQRDEIAASGVIIATMIVDRDSRQLIAGPDVSAQGLDGQIDAKVLKRAEDELRRFLEKRQKGGFSYGYLVSRTKNVLSRQIYRDAKIRPMILPVISEL
- a CDS encoding metal-dependent hydrolase; translated protein: MLSLAAAMLAALATATWHHRWERAANGTPERGVLDGLCHAGTALTVALPVLPYVREQGTFLRVALASALLIDLDHIAAARSLRLDRCMTMATRPLSHSLLTPVLLAILAERLAPERHLGLAALLGLGSHLLRDLYTGGVPVLHPRHVVSLPPRVVIPLLGLMAIFSRSATRRRLGTRLLRLALP
- the queC gene encoding 7-cyano-7-deazaguanine synthase QueC, which produces MQAQANERPGAVVLLSGGVDSTTVAYLARASGYAIYALSFDYGQRHRRELDAAAAVARAVEAVEHRVVRIDLAGIGGSSLTGHGEIPTGGVTDGIPSTWVPARNHIFLAVASGYAEVVGARAIYIGVSQVDYSGYPDCRAEFLEAYQRAADLASKQFVEEGRSIPVVAPLLHLSKAGTVRLGLALGVDYGLTWSCYQGGESPCGVCDSCRLRAEAFAAAGAVDPLVGRPR
- the ychF gene encoding redox-regulated ATPase YchF encodes the protein MALQLVIIGLPQSGKTTVFNALTRSEAPTGVFSTGEEEPNLATVKVPDERLDVLTRMFNPRRTVPADVQYYDIAGLAKGIHEQGMSGRLLGYLSQGAALVHVVRAFEDPSVPHPESSVDPPRDIETLNLELSFSDLALIEKRLGRLEANIPKLRGAEREANEREAEVLRRLKTALEEGTPIREVELQPEEERLLRGFGFLTAKPLLILLNVGEEQLGAPAQALVEEARARFGRPGVEVDALAGKIEAEIAVLDEEDATLFMADLGITESSRDRVIRLSYALLGLISFFTVGPDEVRAWTIRRGTPAVEAAGEIHTDIQRGFIRAEVVSYDDLIAAGGLPEARKAGKLRLEGKQYIVQDGDIVHFLFNV